Within Spinacia oleracea cultivar Varoflay chromosome 4, BTI_SOV_V1, whole genome shotgun sequence, the genomic segment ACAGTTAGTGGGTTAGTGGTTGTGCTTGTTTCCCAAGTAAAGAATCATGGAGTAGTGGCCAAGGCATTCTTGAATGCTATAAAAGGATGCATCACGTCTGACTTCACAGTCATTCCACAGAGTCTGGTTCACGTGGAATGTAATTAAAGAACTATATATGTTCCACGTTTATGAGTCAGTACCTCAGTTTCAAGTCCTTCCAGTTCCATGTTCCTCTTTGTTCTTTCACGTGATACATActagagggatactaatcaattatcaatcatcTATATTTTGAGGgttggtcaagggttgagtgagctcttgtaatgggGCATTGGTCAAggatttgagtgaattcttgtatcaagttttgggcaggaacttgagtgaattcctgatgtgtatggggtaggaacttgagtAAGTTCTTGTTGTATTTgagtaggctttgagtgaagtgtATAAGAGAGAAACATGGAGGTTTTGAGTGAAGCAAAAGAGTAAAAAGAGACTTCTAAGGAAGttagtgagagcgtagttgtttgaggaacaactattgggaactgagttcgtagaggaactcgaAGTAATACGCGAGCTCCTTATAGGTTTGTTGTTAATtattgccctatagtgaaaagagtttgagttgaaattcCTAATGGGTCGAGATTTTCTTTCTAATTGGGCCTAGAAAGTTTGAGTTCGGTGCCTTAGTAGATGTtgctcacaacttttttttcatATGCTTTGTCAAATATAGTATTAATAACATGAAGCTCCTCCAAAATAGTTGCATTAGTTACAAGTTACAACATATTCTAGCAACTTCAACTCAAGGTCATTCCCAAATAGATTAGAAAACTCTATCTTCTTAAGATTAGCCAACAAACAACGCGGTACAAAGGGAGTTCGAATTGGAAGTATATGACTATATGTTACGGATATATTTGTTAGGATATACTATTAGTTAGAGTTTAAGTCAATTTAGTATGCCAGTATGTCAAGGAATATTATCGTTATTAGGAAATATATGTTGTTTATGGTAATATTTCATTAGGATAGTTTAATTATAGATCTCCTATTCCTAGCTAATTACGTATGTTGGTGGTAGAGGTTGCCTAATATGCAAATTACCCCTTGTTTCCTATATATTCTGGTCAGAACATCTCAAGCTTTGCATCTTCAAAATACTTAACATAGTACTCCGTGTTAGATCGAGTTGGTTAAGCTTTCAAGCCATAATCATCATATACATATTTCTCAGTATGTGGAAGAATTACAGGGTAATAAGCGGCCCGTTGGGTAGCATGAGATCGGTTGCATTCGATCCGAGTAACAATTGGTTTTGCACTGGATCAACAGATCGTACCATCAAAATATGGGATGTAAAGTCTTACAGGACATTCAGGACAAATAAGAGGAGTTACTGTTAGTCAGAGGCAAACCTACATGTTCTCTGTTGGCGATGACAAGCTCGTCAACTGTTGGGATCTCGAGCAAAACAAGGTCATTCGCTCTTATCATGGTCACCTTAGTGGAGTCTATTGTATAGCTTTACATCCCACTATTGATATAATACTTACTGGTGGTCGTGATTCCGTTTGTCGGGTTTGGGATATTCGTAGCAGAACACAGGTTTTCGCTTTATCAGGTCATGATAACACACTTTGTTCTGTCGTCACTCGCCCTACAGATCCACAAGTCATTACAGGTTCTCATGACTCAACTATTAAATTCTGGGACTTAAGGCAGGCAGGAAAGACGATTTTAACCCTGACACATCACAAGAAGTCTGTACGGGCTATGGCGCTGCATCCGAAAGCTAAAGAGAGTGTTTTTGCATCAGCTTCTGTTGATAACATTAAGAAATTCAGCTTGCCTGAAGGAGAGTTTGTCCAGAATTTGATCACTAAGGAAAAAGTGATTATTAACTCGATGGATATTAACGATGATGGTGTATTGGCTACTGGTGGGGATGATGGGAGCCTTCAGTTTTGGGACTTGAAGAGTGGAAGTAATTTACAGCAAGTTCAGACTGTGGTGCAACCTGGTTCACTTGACTGTGAGGCTGGCATCTATGCCCTTTCATATGATCAAACTGGCTCTAGGTTGGTTACTTGTGAGGCTGACAAGACGATCAAGATGTGGAAACGTCAAAATTAGCCAAATAATTATACGAAAGTGCTTCATATTCCTGGTACATGCCATTCGTACATGACAATTGATAAGATTTAGTAGTTCATgaattttgtaattttatttcAGGGTGATGTTAAAGGTCGCAATAAAGTTGTCGTAATTTTACgagtcggagtttaattggtacatataagtGTTACGTAAgctatgcgtcatcagaatatttttttgctatcaatgcaatatttttactatgaaaatatgtaaatataaGGTATGCGATGAAGgtaataaattagaatattaagattttcctacatttttttgaaacatgtattatagtttatactccctccgtcccttaatactcgactcagtttgactttttgcactattcacgtAATTCACCTTGACctaattttatttctagtatatgaaaacaaatgttagtatataatatattgttggcttcattttaatatatattttcaaagtattaatatttttataagtttttataatatgtagttaaataaattggtggtcaaatgtgtgcattggcaagcgtgtccggtcaaaatAGGTCGAGTAtgaagggacggagggagtataagttaaatattttagtttccaatttaaatcacgaCACATAAACatatcatgtcatcattgtaacacggcttaaaggtGGCATGTTGTATGAGACGTTATTGCTTCAATTGATCAGCTTTATCCTCGACACGGTATTTGCCTCTTTGGCTAATAAGCTACCGCATGCTCCATCAGTTGATGCATTAACAACGTATTTTGAATATTGCGAAAACAACTAATATATTGAACGAAAGGAAGTGCCATAGACAAAGCGAATACAGAGATGATAATCCTCCAAAACCAAGCACAACCAAGTTGTGTGCTTAGTTATCCATTTAGTGTTAtatgcttgaattttgattcTGCAAATGACAATTGGCAAATCGAGTGCTTCAAAGTGCAGCTCGCATAACACATTCATCTAAATATATACAGATTAAATATTCAGAAGTGTGTCTACCAAAATGCAGGTGCTAACAAAGTAACAATAACACCCAATCTACAATCCCTCGTTCATATATACGGCGTACAATTTAAACATTCAGAAGTTCATGTACCAAAATGCAGGTGCGGGATCGCGTTGCAAATAACTTCCAAGTTTCAGTAACAATAACATTAACACCTAATCTTTCTCCAACTACAGTCATCAACATATACAGCACCACCAAAATCATACTTCCAAAAACTCATTCTCCCTGTGTACACACTTGTGTATTGCTAAAAACTAAAACTGTGCAGTAAGCAAAGGGTTAGACTGCAGTAAGCAAAGGGTTAAACATCTTCCATCATCTTCTTCTACAACCAACAGCCATTTACCTACAACATGGAAcgttaaatttgcataagttcACAGAGCTATACAATTCCATTCgtctcttattattttttgggtTTGGCACAAATGTTAATGCTATAACGTAAAGGGCGTGTACAATGCAATGGTTAAAATATACATAAATGGAACCGGGAAGTGATATTTTTAGGGGGGAGAGGTAGAAAGAACTCGAGATGATATTTGTGCCCATAACAACAGTAGTTTGAGGAatggaatataattttttaatcCAAAAAAGAAGTGTGGAAAACACTTTAACGGCATCCATATTAAGAAAGTGTAAATTATTAAGGGACGGATGGTGTAAATCAGAAGTGACAAAAAGacgtaaataaagaaaaacacgAGATCAGAAGATTGAACTAACCTTCGGTGCAAAGCCTTTATATCCTCAGATAGCGACTTACTCTCCAAGAACAAATCATCACATTCCTTTAGATCAACTGGCTCTATACCAAAGTCTTGTGTTCCACGGTACTCATTCCATTCAAACCACCTTTTTGCAATTTGTTCCTTCTTGAAACATGTGAGATGGTCTTCCTCTTCAGGGGAGTCTGCAGCAATCAGTCTATAAACAAAAACCTTTTTCTCCTGGCCAGGGCGAAACGCACGCCCTATGGCTTGGCGTGAGACAGATGGGTTTAGATGGACATCCAAGATTATAATCCGAGAAGCCCCCACAAGAGAAATTCCTTCTCCACAAGCTTTGATTGACCCAAAAAAGACACGTGCATCAGGGGAGTTATTGAACTGTTCCATATGTAATTCTCGCTGCTCAGTAGATGTATCGCCACATATCATGAATATCTCTCTACCAACAGACCAACCCTTCCTATGGACAGCTAATCGTTCCAAAAAATTCAAAGGCAATAAGTACTGGCTAAACACTAGTAGCTTCTCACCCGCACTTTCACATAATCCCAACATGTTGAGGAAGAATTTTGCTTTCACACCATCTCTTATATCTATCCTTTCTACCAACTCGTCAATCTTGGCATCATACTGCAGCGTACGTTTTTCAGAACCAGGATTATTATCTGAAAACTGTTTGAGCTTTGGGTGCGTGTAGACTGCACAACCCAATGAGGATTTTCTAAATTTTGTTTTCTCCCACTTCTTCAGCCTGTCAACTTCGACTTTCTGTGGAGGGCTCAGACCAAGAAGTACAGTAAAGTCTACAAGTCCTGGAAGATCATCCAAGAAGTCTCCCCTGTAGTAATGCAATACCTTGCTTGTCATCTCCCTAAGATCTTTTATAAGATTCTCCTTTCTTTTCCAATCTTCATCCTGCTGAAGGGTGTATTCAACAAGGTCAAAAAAGTTGCTCTCAACATTCCCTCCTTTCAACTGCTTCTTGAACCCACTAAACTGCACTATACTGAGGATACGTTTCTTTATACTCCGGGTAGCGTCCTGCTTCAGAAATTTTGGACGGACAAGATTTAAGATGGTGAAAACCTCTTTGACGTGATTTTGGTAAAGCGTGCCAGATAGCACTACCTTCCTTGGAGTCTGAACCTTGGCAAGTGAATGCAGCACATCAGTGTTCTCATTTCGGGGAGTGTGACCTTCATCCAAGATAAGGATGCTAGGGCGCTTCAGCAGTACCTCCTGGCAATAAGCAGTTGCCTTGCACGAGCTGTCACCAGTGACAATAGTAGAGAACTGCTTGTACCCCAGAAATAGTATGCTCCTCTTCTCTACCCACTGTCCAAGGACTGCCTTTTGTTGAAACCTATTATCAGCTTTCTTGGAATAGAAATCCAGTAAGGGAATGTCCTCCACTTGCCATCTTTGAAACTCCTTTTTCCATGTAGGAAGGATTCCCTTTGGAAGAACAACCAGTGGCCTAGCATCTGGATACTGGGCAAGAAAACTCTGCATGAAACTGATAATCATAAAAGTCTTTCCTGAGCCAGGAGCATGGGCCAAGATGCAACCACCAGGATTCTCAGTTATTAAGTTGCTCAATAAGAAGTTAAATCCCTCTAACTGGTGAGGCTTCATTTGCTTCCTATGCCTAGGATGAGCAGAGATTTCAGTCACTGCCAAATCATGTCCAGGCAGCTTAATCCCATCCAGATTGATGTCTGTGTCATCATTATCTCTGTTAGAACGAGAATCAGACCTGTAGCTTCTCACCCGAGCAGCCTG encodes:
- the LOC110792583 gene encoding protein CHROMATIN REMODELING 35, which produces MKRGAGEVCTDNYMSSKRIKFSDGGGERARIFDFSDPSAVPELLDSINSGKYGSVTKDVEALVARKMQIMNCLYTISPDLEFKSLDTRYDANGEVSGLMSNNVVDLDSLEAKCITPRHDPVLIIESDEEEDVGKKCSLHFEEIALPRPPPTNIELHAQTLRDDYLTDVKTVNISKREEKKKAEEKRKVEEIVTDKVKDKGTYVGIEDELNEDHGSTAEDEDLSDMWNEMNFALESSKDVPVDQSGDEQSVEEDEGCDHSYVLKDDIGYVCRVCGVIKRAIETIFDFQYIKAARVRSYRSDSRSNRDNDDTDINLDGIKLPGHDLAVTEISAHPRHRKQMKPHQLEGFNFLLSNLITENPGGCILAHAPGSGKTFMIISFMQSFLAQYPDARPLVVLPKGILPTWKKEFQRWQVEDIPLLDFYSKKADNRFQQKAVLGQWVEKRSILFLGYKQFSTIVTGDSSCKATAYCQEVLLKRPSILILDEGHTPRNENTDVLHSLAKVQTPRKVVLSGTLYQNHVKEVFTILNLVRPKFLKQDATRSIKKRILSIVQFSGFKKQLKGGNVESNFFDLVEYTLQQDEDWKRKENLIKDLREMTSKVLHYYRGDFLDDLPGLVDFTVLLGLSPPQKVEVDRLKKWEKTKFRKSSLGCAVYTHPKLKQFSDNNPGSEKRTLQYDAKIDELVERIDIRDGVKAKFFLNMLGLCESAGEKLLVFSQYLLPLNFLERLAVHRKGWSVGREIFMICGDTSTEQRELHMEQFNNSPDARVFFGSIKACGEGISLVGASRIIILDVHLNPSVSRQAIGRAFRPGQEKKVFVYRLIAADSPEEEDHLTCFKKEQIAKRWFEWNEYRGTQDFGIEPVDLKECDDLFLESKSLSEDIKALHRR